One window of Vitis riparia cultivar Riparia Gloire de Montpellier isolate 1030 chromosome 5, EGFV_Vit.rip_1.0, whole genome shotgun sequence genomic DNA carries:
- the LOC117914599 gene encoding kinesin-like protein KIN-12C isoform X3 yields MSRDASDLRFVAANTLTNGQLESTENEFDNSMNSIHFPPPRTPLNTIPDPSQFQRQFQELDFDSKDRFGAARAGRSSDRKVEVLENLLSLNKVIGNVSNCGTPRVSGRGKAQSEPSSAQSTPARSISRTVNGGVVGACSGHRPPPYSVGKGGSSSRVSRGISNPMSEPLVEVPHFEIVEDPSFWMDHNVQVLIRIRPISSVERASQGYGRCLRQESSQTILWLGHPETRFTFDHIACEKISQEKLFTVAGLPMVENCISGYNSCMFAYGQTGSGKTYTMMGEIYEMDGELNEDCGITPRIFEYLFTRIRAEEENRRDEKLKYSCKCSFLEIYNEQITDLLEPSSTNLQLREDMKKGVYVENLTEYHVRTVGDIVKLLLQGAANRKMAATCMNSESSRSHSVFTCNIESHWEKDSMTHFRFARLNLVDLAGSERQKSSGAEGDRLKEAANINKSLSTLGLVIMSLVDLAHGKHRHVPYRDSRLTFLLQDSLGGNSKTTIIANVSPSTCSASETLSTLKFAQRAKLIQNNAKVNEDASGDVTALQRQIQQLKKMKCMEAALAGALRREKLAEDAVRRLEAEIECMNRLAHQREEDVQRTKMMLRFREEKIKRLELLSDGSMSADKYLMEENNALLEEVQLLQSRIERNPELTRFALENIRLLEQLRLFQNFYEQGERDALLAEVSGLRDQLLETLEGQLNFASAKENQDMDTVMELEDCKKMNSKLIREVDELHAELRKYLTCSQSASDSVTVSLSKDPEDFKQADKYSLVETISVRSDSGEEVASYDQVEDEVLQKKNTQKVDDALVMQHPDIEKELRDARMLIEAMESEQLRLIEELQFMQEENRRCMEMLSNKAKVEESVKLEVPCLETSDSEIQNMDLMNNLQVKLDRMTKDLENVKLKNNQYQEDWASQLCHEQQVELVREQVETETTRTILHLQEEVTALQLELHEKLCSMTEENLGLRNSLDAKENELRTLCGEWERATLELTNFLVDGSKSLKDASGQIESIASSFPQVNVWISEHVEKAAKVCIEKEETILLLQKSLEDAQKMAGEMELKLSSLKGATIALTEIQRVNNDESGKEAIQSSKLLDEKINMVKILESKLKKKEVQITEAENRANAAFLVVKKLSDHQHIALRSNIERDMDMSESAISPTMRSHQTSEAKTEADSLAWEDMEVQVQVARLGVLESENVINATYSDTELYLTALQTDILEASSLYRELVQDLMKDIDEMRKNFLELKEDCKNFQVHTVESEAHIPQLPNQYLMLHQIRDELDETNGRLDSIKDCISTTLNVHGCSIAGLDLIEAGGWSPDCYTSSNYHSSDASKDELDGKITEQNLNLKFEGGKILPSVNQTPEESNKLLENSIHREATIWWLRKELEMVFNVFNKLYVQLATLFNEKEIGNCSYMEGTCFLESLAPADNNQDTVLRKAVDEIKMEGMKRVFPSCKLRMEEAETSCSSIREAAADQIISHASRFLTKFEEAHTTIKEADFMLNALLKENENAKQVTGMWKQAGEEWLVEKASLIKEVEQLKSLIQLKEGENTVLQDHIHCSLVEMGDSMFFLEGSFLQMQKDVEERFRELYTAIISTGREILYSICNSRTSLEDIYSEIVEKEFALYVLYHCYMGEDFQRIIPGLNADHGFLRFRRQECNLVVNNLQKSCSSDEGNSMINGIEGIEEGDQSVAARDLEAELGQTSENLIYENLSLKKELERKEVLLKGLLFDFSLLQESASNKKDIKDETEKLILALSQVRCELEMKTSQLDDLLVQHRKLEGHLADTENALFISISDLEQAKESLDNLSDQNAELRVLLKDLYIKKSETEDQLEEQKDVIKGLEKEILRLTSSVEKKLMSSVEDIEDKLSRVTDERDGLHEEVCSLKDKLEMAYALADENEAIAVEARQESEASKIYAEQKEEEVKILEHSVEELECTINVLEKKVCEMDEEVERHRLIRNSLELELQALRHRMLTVESFTENTNVEQTEDQLSRQLYNISRELNEAHTRIRILEEERAERDKEIKQYKDYISELVLHAEAQASQYQQKYKTLEAMVHEVKTDSSNSVSAALVQEKTEKSTTRTRGSSSPFRCIAGLVQQMNMEKDQELSMARLRIEELEELAANRQKEVCMLNTRLAAADSMTHDVIRDLLGVKLDMTNYADLIDQHQVLKLLEEAQQQTEESVAKEQEIRNLKKQIDDLIEERESCILEINSKKADIFAAQMTVEQLQERDHLLTAQNEMLKMDKTNLKRKIIELDEMVKKLFGTQNSQQQIPQSMKIKESGSLRLGDAGITKRLANSEKLLSRVNDELAQYRRRTDEHSSYTKYRKQKGPI; encoded by the exons ATGTCCAGAGACGCCTCCGATCTCCGGTTCGTAGCTGCAAACACTTTGACGAACGGACAACTTGAATCAACCGAAAATGAATTCGATAATTCGATGAATTCGATTCATTTTCCTCCTCCGAGGACGCCTCTGAACACTATACCGGATCCGTCGCAATTCCAGAGACAATTTCAAGAGTTGGATTTTGACTCCAAGGATAGATTTGGAGCTGCTAGGGCAGGTCGATCGTCGGATAGGAAGGTTGAAGTTTTGGAGAATTTGTTGTCGCTGAACAAAGTGATAGGAAATGTTTCCAATTGTGGGACTCCTAGGGTTTCTGGTAGAGGGAAAGCCCAGTCAGAGCCAAGTTCGGCTCAGAGCACTCCGGCGAGGAGTATTTCAAGGACTGTGAATGGCGGAGTAGTGGGAGCTTGTAGTGGTCATAGACCTCCTCCATACAGTGTTGGGAAAGGAGGGAGCTCTTCTAGGGTTTCTAGAGGGATTTCAAATCCAATGTCTGAACCGTTGGTCGAAGTTCCGCATTTTGAGATTGTGGAAGATCCCTCGTTTTGGATGGATCACAATGTGCAG GTATTGATACGGATTCGACCCATAAGTTCAGTGGAGAGGGCTTCGCAAGGGTATGGTAGATGCTTGAGGCAGGAGAGTTCACAGACCATATTGTGGCTTGGCCACCCTGAGACCAGATTTACGTTTGATCATATAGCATGCGAGAAAATATCACAG GAAAAACTATTCACGGTTGCTGGACTGCCCATGGTGGAGAACTGCATATCTGGGTATAATAGCTGTATGTTTGCTTACGGTCAG ACAGGTAGTGGGAAAACATATACTATGATGGGTGAGATATATGAGATGGACGGAGAGCTCAATGAAGATTGTGGGATAACTCCACGCATTTTCGAATATTTGTTCACAAGGATTAGAGCG GAAGAGGAGAACAGGAGGGATGAAAAACTGAAGTACAGCTGCAAATGTTCCTTTTTAGAGATATACAATGAACAGATAACAGATCTCTTGGAGCCTTCATCAACTAATCTGCAA CTAAGAGAAGATATGAAGAAAGGTGTATATGTTGAAAACCTGACGGAATATCACGTGAGAACTGTTGGTGATATAGTGAAGCTTCTGTTACAG GGTGCTGCAAACAGAAAAATGGCAGCAACCTGTATGAACAGTGAGAGCAGTCGGTCCCACAGTGTTTTCACTTGCAATATTGAAAGCCATTGGGAAAAAGATTCCATGACCCACTTCAGATTTGCAAGGTTAAATTTGGTAGATCTAGCTGGTTCAGAAAG GCAGAAGAGCTCTGGCGCAGAAGGAGATCGTTTGAAAGAAGCAGCAAATATAAACAAATCCTTATCAACTCTTGG TCTGGTGATAATGTCTCTGGTGGATTTAGCACATGGGAAACATAGACATGTTCCATACAGAGATTCTAGACTCACGTTTCTACTTCAG GATTCTCTGGGTGGAAACTCAAAAACAACTATTATTGCCAATGTCAGCCCATCTACTTG CTCTGCAAGTGAAACACTAAGCACTCTAAAGTTTGCCCAGCGTGCCAAACTTATTCAGAACAAT GCTAAAGTGAATGAAGATGCTTCGGGGGATGTAACGGCATTGCAAAGACAAATACAACAGTTAAAG AAGATGAAATGCATGGAAGCTGCTTTAGCTGGTGCCCTCAGGAGAGAGAAACTGGCAGAGGATGCAGTCCGGAGGTTAGAGGCTGAAATCGAATGCATGAATCGCTTG GCTCATCAAAGGGAAGAGGACGTTCAGCGCACTAAGATGATGCTAAGGTTCCGTGAGGAGAAGATTAAACGGCTTGAATTGCTTTCAGATGGCTCAATGTCTGCTGACAAGTATCTTATGGAGGAAAATAACGCATTGTTGGAAGAAGTTCAGCTGCTTCAATCAAGAATTGAAAGAAACCCAGAATTAACCCGATTTGCTTTGGAGAATATTAGACTTCTTGAGCAGCTCAGATT GTTTCAGAATTTCTATGAACAAGGAGAACGAGACGCATTGCTGGCTGAAGTTTCAGGATTGCGTGATCAG CTTCTGGAAACACTTGAAGGACAGCTGAACTTTGCTTCAGCAAAAGAAAATCAG GATATGGATACTGTCATGGAGTTGGAAGATTGCAAAAAGATGAATTCCAAACTCATTAG GGAAGTTGATGAATTACACGCAGAGCTGAGAAAATATTTGACCTGTAGCCAATCTGCGTCTGATTCT GTTACAGTTTCCTTATCCAAGGATCCTGAAGACTTTAAACAAGCAGATAAATACTCACTG GTTGAAACCATATCAGTCAGAAGTGATTCAGGGGAGGAAGTGGCATCATATGATCAGGTAGAAGATGAAGTACTGCAAAAGAAAAACACCCAGAAGGTGGATGATGCTTTAGTTATGCAGCATCCTGACATTGAAAAAGAGCTGAGGGATGCAAGAATGTTGATTGAAGCCATGGAGTCTGAGCAGCTGCGGCTAATTGAAGAACTTCAATTTATGCAGGAGGAGAATAGAAGGTGCATGGAAATGTTAAGCAACAAGGCCAAGGTAGAGGAATCTGTTAAACTTGAAGTTCCCtgtttggaaacaagtgattcAGAAATTCAGAACATGGACTTGATGAACAATTTGCAAGTCAAGTTGGACAGGATGACTAAGGACCTTGAGAATGTAAAACTAAAGAACAACCAGTATCAAGAGGATTGGGCATCACAGCTATGTCATGAGCAGCAAGTTGAATTAGTGCGTGAGCAGGTTGAGACGGAAACAACTAGAACAATTCTTCATTTACAGGAAGAGGTCACTGCTCTTCAGTTAGAACTTCATGAGAAATTATGTAGCATGACTGAAGAAAACCTGGGACTCAGAAACAGCCTGGAtgctaaagaaaatgaattaagGACATTATGTGGGGAGTGGGAAAGGGCAACCTTGGAACTAACGAACTTCCTTGTAGATGGTTCTAAATCTCTCAAAGATGCCTCTGGCCAGATAGAAAGTATTGCCTCTTCATTTCCTCAAGTTAATGTTTGGATTAGTGAACATGTTGAGAAGGCTGCCAAAGTTTGCATTGAGAAGGAAGAAACAATTTTATTACTACAAAAAAGCTTAGAAGATGCTCAAAAGATGGCAGGAGAAATGGAGCTGAAGTTGAGTTCCTTGAAGGGAGCAACAATTGCTTTAACTGAAATTCAAAGGGTAAATAATGATGAAAGTGGTAAAGAGGCAATTCAGTCAAGTAAACTGTTGGATGAGAAGATCAACATGGTTAAAATCCTAGAGAGTAAACTGAAGAAAAAGGAGGTTCAGATTACTGAAGCTGAAAACCGGGCTAATGCTGCATTCCTAGTGGTGAAAAAACTCTCTGATCATCAGCACATTGCTCTCAGAAGCAACATTGAGAGAGATATGGACATGTCAGAATCGGCTATTTCCCCCACAATGCGTAGCCACCAGACCTCTGAGGCGAAGACTGAAGCAGATTCTTTGGCATGGGAAGATATGGAGGTTCAAGTTCAAGTGGCAAGACTAGGAGTTCTGGAGTCAGAGAATGTTATTAATGCTACTTATTCAGATACAGAACTGTATTTAACAGCCCTCCAAACCGATATTCTTGAAGCGTCTTCTTTATATAGGGAGTTGGTTCAGGACTTGATGAAAGATATTGATGAGATGAGGAAAAATTTCCTGGAATTAAAAGAGGATTGTAAAAATTTTCAGGTTCATACAGTAGAGTCAGAAGCACATATTCCGCAGCTTCCAAACCAGTATCTCATGCTGCATCAAATAAGAGATGAACTCGATGAAACAAATGGCAGACTGGATAGCATTAAAGATTGCATTAGCACAACCTTAAATGTGCATGGCTGCTCAATAGCGGGTCTAGATTTGATAGAAGCAGGTGGATGGAGTCCTGATTGTTATACTTCAAGCAATTATCATTCAAGTGATGCTTCAAAAGATGAATTGGATGGTAAGATAACTGAACAAAACTTAAACCTGAAGTTCGAAGGCGGCAAGATACTTCCCTCTGTTAATCAAACACCTGAAGAGTCGAACAAGCTCTTGGAGAACTCAATTCACAGAGAAGCAACAATATGGTGGCTCAGGAAGGAATTAGAGATGGTATTCAATGTCTTCAATAAACTATATGTCCAGTTAGCCACACTTTTCAATGAGAAGGAAATTGGAAATTGCTCTTACATGGAAGGTACATGTTTTCTTGAATCACTGGCACCTGCAGATAACAATCAGGACACTGTACTTAGAAAAGCAgttgatgaaataaaaatggaagGGATGAAGCGAGTCTTTCCATCTTGCAAGTTGCGGATGGAGGAAGCTGAAACAAGCTGCAGCAGTATCAGAGAG GCAGCTGCGGATCAGATAATCAGTCATGCTAGTAGGTTCTTAACCAAATTTGAGGAGGCACACACAACCATAAAAGAAGCCGATTTTATGTTGAATGCATTgcttaaagaaaatgaaaatgcaaAGCAGGTGACTGGTATGTGGAAGCAAGCGGGTGAGGAGTGGCTGGTGGAGAAAGCAAGCTTGATTAAGGAAGTAGAACAGCTTAAATCCTTGATACAATTGAAAGAAGGAGAGAATACAGTACTGCAGGATCACATCCACTGTAGTTTGGTAGAGATGGGGGACTCTATGTTTTTCCTTGAAGGGTCTTTTCTGCAAATGCAAAAGGATGTTGAGGAGAGGTTCAGGGAACTGTATACTGCTATCATTTCTACAGGACGGGAAATTCTATACAGCATTTGCAACTCAAGAACATCATTGGAGGATATTTACTCTGAGATCGTGGAGAAAGAATTTGCTTTATATGTGCTGTACCACTGCTATATGGGAGAAGATTTCCAAAGAATAATACCGGGCCTCAATGCAGATCATGGTTTCCTCCGATTCAGAAGGCAAGAATGCAATTTGGTGGTGAATAATTTGCAGAAGAGTTGCTCGAGTGATGAGGGTAATAGCATGATTAATGGTATTGAAGGCATAGAAGAAGGTGATCAAAGTGTAGCAGCCAGAGACTTGGAAGCAGAGTTGGGCCAAACCAGTGAGAACCTGATATATGAGAATTTGTCTCTCAAGAAAGAATTGGAAAGGAAAGAGGTTTTATTGAAGGGTTTACTTTTTGATTTTAGCTTGTTGCAGGAATCAGCCTCCAACAAGAAAGACATAAAGGATGAAACTGAAAAATTGATTCTCGCTTTAAGCCAAGTTCGATGTGAACTAGAGATGAAAACAAGTCAGCTTGATGACCTATTGGTTCAGCATAGAAAGCTTGAGGGTCACCTAGCTGATACTGAAAATGCCTTGTTTATCTCAATTTCAGACCTTGAGCAAGCCAAAGAATCATTAGACAATCTCTCAGACCAAAATGCTGAGTTGAGAGTGCTATTAAAAGACCTCTACATCAAAAAATCTGAGACAGAAGATCAATTAGAAGAACAAAAGGACGTCATCAAAGGCTTAGAGAAGGAAATTCTTCGTTTGACTTCTTCAGTGGAGAAAAAATTGATGTCCTCGGTTGAGGACATTGAAGATAAATTAAGCAGGGTCACTGATGAGAGAGATGGACTCCATGAAGAAGTCTGTTCTCTGAAAGACAAGCTTGAGATGGCTTATGCATTAGCAGATGAAAATGAAGCTATTGCTGTTGAAGCACGCCAG gaatcgGAGGCAAGTAAAATATATGCAGAACAGAAGGAAGAGGAGGTTAAGATTTTAGAACATTCTGTGGAGGAGCTCGAGTGTACAATAAATGTACTGGAGAAAAAG GTATGTGAAATGGATGAAGAGGTGGAGAGACATAGATTGATAAGAAATTCCTTGGAACTGGAACTCCAAGCTTTAAGACACAGAATGTTGACAGTTGAATCCTTCACCGAAAACACAAATGTTGAACAAACTGAAGATCAATTATCAAG GCAACTGTATAACATATCACGGGAACTTAATGAGGCTCATACCCGGATAAGAATTCTGGAAGAGGAGAGAGCAGAACGGGATAAAGAG ATCAAACAATACAAAGATTACATCTCCGAACTTGTATTGCATGCTGAAGCCCAGGCATCACAGTACCAACAAAAG TACAAAACTTTGGAGGCCATGGTTCATGAAGTGAAAACAGATTCATCAAACTCGGTATCAGCCGCACTGGTACAAGAGAAAACTGAAAAATCCACAACGAGGACAAGGGGTTCCAGCTCACCATTCAGGTGTATCGCAGGTTTGGTTCAGCAAATGAACATGGAGAAGGATCAGGAACTGTCAATGGCTAGGCTTCGTATAGAAGAACTAGAGGAATTGGCAGCAAATAGGCAGAAAGAG GTTTGCATGCTGAATACTAGACTGGCAGCAGCAGATAGCATGACACATGATGTCATTCGAGATTTACTTGGTGTGAAGCTGGACATGACTAACTATGCA GATTTGATAGACCAGCACCAAGTTCTAAAGTTATTGGAAGAGGCTCAGCAACAAACAGAAGAGTCTGTTGCAAAG GAGCAAGAAATACGGAACCTAAAGAAGCAGATTGATGATCTAATAGAGGAAAGAGAGAG TTGCATATTGGAAATAAATAGCAAGAAAGCAGATATATTTGCTGCCCAGATGACGGTTGAGCAACTTCAAGAACGAGATCACTTGCTCACTGCACAGAACGAAATGTTAAAG ATGGACAAGACCAATCTAAAGAGGAAGATCATAGAACTGGACGAGATGGTGAAAAAGCTTTTTGGAACTCAAAACTCCCAACAGCAAATTCCACAATCAATGAAGATAAAG GAGAGCGGCTCGTTGAGGCTGGGTGATGCTGGTATCACCAAAAGGCTAGCAAACTCCGAGAAACTTCTTTCTCGTGTGAATGATGAACTTGCTCAGTATCGCAGAAGAACAGATGAGCATAGCTCTTACACAAAATATAG GAAGCAGAAGGGGCCAATTTAA